Proteins from one Cryptomeria japonica chromosome 4, Sugi_1.0, whole genome shotgun sequence genomic window:
- the LOC131049051 gene encoding acyltransferase GLAUCE, with amino-acid sequence MAVVLSPPNTPFDAQVIVEETMTVYPAHPTERRTVFLSNIDQHVVFTMETVHFFAPNPAINSSEATQMIRDALSKLLVTYDFIAGRLEFDSHERRLQIDCCGAGALFASASTNISLSELHDIAYPNPFFKNLVLQQCHQIPNLQDLPLCFLQVTRFKCGGFSIGLGTNHTVMDGMGTVTFMKNLASLASTNTLAIIPYTDRSPLKARSPPLIEYQHPELVGIHDHQSSALFTKVTESHTVPSHNIKSIDRIFKLFRLSADFVMSLKKGAMADGRVAKCTSFEAVTAHIWKCRTEAVEMKEKEESCVLFAVNVRGRMNPPLPSEFVGNAVYPAYATANAAEMKKNSLSLCVEKVKEGMGRVSDEYVHSGIDWGEENKKGGTRTEGGIFVSSWWKLGFEDVEYPWGKPLYYGPILHELQNFVLLLPNNVDRNGVHVFLALPPHQMPKFEQLFLTPEH; translated from the exons ATGGCTGTAGTATTGAGCCCTCCTAACACACCCTTTGATGCCCAAGTAATTGTGGAGGAAACCATGACTGTTTATCCTGCACACCCAACCGAGAGGAGGACCGTATTTCTGTCCAATATAGATCAGCATGTAGTGTTCACTATGGAGACCGTTCATTTCTTTGCGCCAAATCCTGCAATAAATTCATCTGAAGCTACTCAGATGATAAGAGACGCCCTGAGTAAGCTTTTGGTGACCTATGATTTCATTGCAGGAAGACTTGAGTTCGATTCCCATGAAAGACGCCTTCAAATCGACTGTTGTGGAGCAGGGGCTCTGTTCGCCTCTGCCTCCACCAACATATCACTCTCTGAGCTCCATGATATCGCCTATCCCAATCCCTTTTTCAAGAACCTGGTTCTACAGCAATGTCATCAGATCCCTAATCTCCAGGACTTGCCACTCTGCTTTTTACAG GTGACTCGGTTTAAGTGTGGAGGCTTCTCAATTGGATTGGGAACGAATCACACAGTGATGGATGGGATGGGCACAGTGACCTTCATGAAAAACCTTGCTTCCCTCGCTTCAACAAACACCTTGGCCATCATCCCCTACACTGACAGAAGCCCATTAAAAGCTCGCTCTCCTCCATTGATTGAATATCAACATCCTGAACTTGTAGGAATCCATGATCATCAAAGCTCAGCACTTTTCACAAAGGTCACAGAATCCCACACTGTACCATCCCATAATATCAAATCAATTGACCGCATTTTCAAGCTCTTCCGACTCTCTGCCGACTTTGTGATGAGTTTGAAGAAAGGAGCAATGGCAGACGGGCGAGTGGCAAAGTGCACCAGTTTCGAGGCGGTGACTGCACATATATGGAAATGTCGAACAGAGGCGGTGGAAATGAAGGAAAAGGAGGAATCTTGTGTGTTGTTTGCAGTGAATGTGAGGGGACGAATGAATCCTCCGCTTCCAAGTGAATTTGTGGGAAACGCTGTATATCCTGCCTATGCGACTGCAAATGCTGCGGAGATGAAGAAGAATTCGCTGTCGTTGTGCGTGGAGAAGGTGAAAGAGGGCATGGGCAGAGTAAGCGATGAATATGTTCATTCGGGCATAGACTGGGGGGAAGAAAATAAGAAGGGCGGGACTCGAACTGAGGGAGGCATCTTTGTGTCGTCATGGTGGAAGCTTGGATTTGAGGACGTGGAATACCCGTGGGGGAAACCTCTGTATTACGGCCCTATTCTCCATGAATTGCAGAATTTTGTTCTGCTGCTTCCCAATAATGTTGATAGAAATGGTGTTCATGTCTTCCTAGCTCTGCCACCGCACCAAATGCCCAAGTTTGAACAGCTCTTTCTCACTCCTGAACACTGA